The Gavia stellata isolate bGavSte3 chromosome 26, bGavSte3.hap2, whole genome shotgun sequence genome has a window encoding:
- the BCL9L gene encoding B-cell CLL/lymphoma 9-like protein, with protein MHPDNKLPSHGKAGSSGAPAQHHNVSQAPTCNLGSKGVGAGSHGGKATQISPGNSGLKNSQNTVPNFSSLKGKVKRERSISVDSGEQREASTPSQDTESKGEVAPRSKRRCVLERKQPYSGDEWCSGPDSEEDDKPISSAHNCNVADPAMSTASQLGPGSNPLPNLNETSSSSVPHGAAPSLRSDAAGGGGTGKQPSQFVYVFTTHLANTAAEAVLQGRADSILAYHQQNVPRAKLDQAPAPKVLGVAEPLPINPPAANTPQSQPPAPQTSQPQPQPPPPQPPPQTISQAPLPAPSSLPQEGTSEDVRRDLTPNSLGNNSGSNQPGSNHPNTPTASANTMQPGQVDSSATSGSSLLSEGPGPGMPGNGQAGLGPRNPVNSEGLSKEQLEHRERSLQTLRDIERLLLRSGEAEPFMKSSQNTGEGGTAPQPQAAPAQPPAPPTNMKKYEEPLQSMISQTQSLGGPGLEHEVPHHPGADMGQQMNMMMQRLNQDSLTPEQVAWRKLQEEYYEEKRRKEEQISIHGRPMQEIMIPQSMGSMMMRGPPPPYHSKPGEQWPPGMGSQLRGPIDVQDPMQLRGGPPFPGPRFPGNQMQRVSGFGGMQNMPLDALGPMNAMQRPVRPSMGWSDDMPPMGGPGNFPQGTLPYPSGQGDPERFMNPRAREEILRHQLMEKRPVAMQRPMGMSGNSMSQGMEMERMIQAHRQMDPSMFAGQITGDSLSSAPMGMDFGGTRGMLSPTMSQSGLRDMDAPMGPGNLNMNMNVNMNMNMNLNVQMTPQQQMMMSQKMRGPDMMAHQGMSPEELARARAQNGNGSAMLGGPQKMMIPSQFPNQGQQGFSSGQGPYPNMPQEMGSSSDMFSPEQGSMPIGSIGGTTRLSHIPLPPASNPTPTQGGNLANMHPAPSRGLGRRPSDLTINISQMNSPSMGHLKSPTLSQVHSPLVTSPSANLKSPQTPSQMVSMPPSNQSGPLKSPQVMSSSLNVRSPTGSPSRLKSPSMAVPSPGWVPSPKATMPSPGVNQSKQTLSMNSSTSIGGLDQGSLPSGPRSSSSAPASNTSSTMNPNMPFTSSPDPSPSQNPLSLMMSQMSKYAMPSSTPLYHNAIKTIATSDDELLPDRPMLPPGSLSGVTGNQPNQLHLNSVGPGSSQSPMGMNLPGQQPLSHEPPPTSMMSSPNPLGSNIPMHPSAPGAGVPPQNPMMLPPGPQDSLNQQCGPVPNSSQMIPSNQLVFPRMQQPHNAMPSPAGGMPMAPGGGGGPGMQQHYPPGMPLPPEDLPSQQPGQMPPQQHMMGKNIPPRIGEPYPPVLPGVASVLNDPELSEVIRPTPTGIPEFDLSRIIPSEKPSSTLQYFPKSDSQAPKSQPSNLHLMNLQNMMADQPPVRPGMNAPSLPGQQGVQRGLSMPMCHPGQVPMLGRTGIPPQQGMMGNSMHQGMMSPQQSLMAQQNFMLMQAKQRSMSVSGEMYAQTGHMMSPQGSLMGPPPQQNLMVTHQMRQRSVSLDSQMSYIPGPGNMANLPF; from the exons ATGCACCCTGACAACAAACTGCCCAGCCATggcaaggcaggcagcagcggtGCCCCGGCCCAGCACCACAACGTGAGCCAAGCACCCACCTGCAACCTGGGCTCTAAGGGTGTGGGGGCAGGCAGCCATGGCGGCAAGGCCACTCAGATCTCCCCTGGCAACTCTggactgaaaaacagccagaaCACTGTCCCAAACTTCAGCTCCTTGAAGGGCAAGGTGAAACGGGAACGAAGCATCTCAGTGGACTCCGGAGAACAGCGAGAAGCCAGCACCCCTTCACAGGACACAGAATCAAAAG GTGAGGTGGCTCCCCGTAGCAAGCGGCGGTGCGTGCTGGAAAGGAAGCAGCCGTACAGCGGGGACGAATGGTGCTCTGGGCCAGACAGCGAGGAAGACGACAAGCCCATCAGCAGTGCGCACA ACTGTAATGTAGCAGATCCTGCGATGTCCACAGCCTCGCAGCTTGGCCCAGGGTCCAACCCACTGCCAAACCTGAACGAGACCAGTTCCTCCAGCGTGCCTCATGGTGCTGCCCCCAGCTTACGGTCAGACGCTGCAGGAGGCGGCGGAACAGGAAAGCAGCCTTCGCAGTTTGTTTACGTCTTTACAACGCACCTTGCTAACAC agctgcagaagctgtCCTGCAGGGCCGAGCTGACTCCATTCTGGCCTACCATCAGCAGAACGTCCCACGGGCAAAGCTAGACCAG GCGCCAGCTCCTAAAGTGCTGGGGGTTGCTGAGCCGCTTCCGATTAACCCTCCCGCTGCCAACACTCCACAGTCCCAGCCACCGGCACCTCAAACGAGTCAGCCACAGCCTCAGCCTCCCCCACCGCAGCCTCCACCTCAGACCATCAGTCAAGCACCTTTGCCTGCGCCCAGCAGCCTGCCCCAGGAAGGGACAAGTGAAGATGTCCGGAGAGATCTGACTCCCAACTCCTTAGGGAACAACAGCGGCAGCAACCAGCCTGGAAGTAACCACCCAAATACGCCCACTGCGTCTGCCAACACCATGCAGCCTGGGCAAGTGGACTCCTCCGCCACATCCGGCTCCAGCCTCCTCAGTGAGGGCCCGGGTCCGGGGATGCCGGGAAATGGGCAGGCAGGCCTGGGCCCCAGGAACCCCGTGAACTCGGAAGGGCTCTCgaaggagcagctggagcacCGTGAGCGCTCTCTGCAGACCCTGCGGGACATTGAGCGTCTGCTGCTGCGCAGCGGGGAGGCCGAGCCCTTCATGAAGTCCAGCCAAAACACGGGTGAGGGGGGGACTGCCCCTCAGCCgcaggctgcccctgcccagccccctGCGCCCCCCACCAACATGAAGAAATATGAAGAGCCTCTGCAGTCCATGATCTCCCAGACCCAGAGCCTTGGCGGGCCCGGTCTGGAACACGAAGTGCCCCACCACCCAGGCGCTGACATGGGGCAGCAGATGAACATGATGATGCAGCGGCTGAACCAGGACAGCCTGACACCGGAGCAAGTGGCCTGGAGGAAGTTGCAGGAAGAGTACTATGAGGAAAAGCGACGGAAAGAGGAGCAGATCAGCATCCACGGCCGGCCCATGCAGGAGATCATGATTCCACAGTCGATGGGGAGCATGATGATGCGTGGGCCCCCGCCACCCTACCACAGCAAGCCTGGAGAGCAGTGGCCGCCAGGGATGGGCAGCCAGCTGCGGGGACCCATAGATGTGCAGGACCCTATGCAGCTGCGGGGAGGGCCACCCTTCCCAGGGCCACGGTTCCCTGGGAATCAAATGCAGAGAGTCTCTGGGTTCGGAGGGATGCAGAACATGCCCTTGGATGCTCTTGGGCCCATGAATGCCATGCAGAGGCCAGTCAGGCCCAGCATGGGATGGAGCGACGATATGCCTCCTATGGGAGGCCCCGGGAACTTTCCGCAAGGCACCCTGCCCTACCCATCAGGGCAAGGGGACCCCGAAAGGTTCATGAATCCCCGTGCCAGAGAGGAGATCCTGCGGCATCAGCTGATGGAGAAACGCCCAGTGGCAATGCAGAGGCCCATGGGGATGTCTGGCAACTCCATGAGCCAGGGCATGGAAATGGAGAGGATGATACAGGCTCACAGGCAGATGGATCCATCCATGTTTGCTGGGCAGATAACAGGGGACAGCCTGAGCAGTGCCCCGATGGGAATGGATTTTGGAGGCACTCGGGGGATGCTGAGCCCCACTATGAGTCAGTCAGGCCTTCGGGACATGGATGCACCCATGGGCCCTGGCAACCTCAACATGAACATGAATGTCAACATGAACATGAACATGAACCTCAATGTCCAGATGACCCCGCAGCAGCAGATGATGATGTCGCAGAAGATGAGGGGCCCCGATATGATGGCCCACCAGGGCATGAGCCCTGAGGAGCTGGCCAGGGCGAGGGCTCAGAATGGCAATGGCAGTGCAATGCTGGGGGGACCCCAGAAAATGATGATTCCCTCCCAGTTTCCCAACCAAGGACAGCAAGGCTTCTCGAGCGGGCAAGGGCCTTACCCCAACATGCCCCAGGAGATGGGCAGCAGCTCGGACATGTTCAGCCCTGAGCAGGGCAGCATGCCCATTGGGAGCATCGGTGGCACCACGAGGCTCAGCCACATCCCTCTGCCTCCGGCCTCCAATCCCACTCCCACGCAAGGGGGCAACCTGGCCAACATGCACCCAGCACCTTCCCGGGGGCTGGGCCGCCGGCCCTCTGACCTCACCATCAACATCAGCCAGATGAACTCCCCCAGCATGGGTCACCTCAAGTCTCCCACCCTCAGCCAGGTGCACTCTCCACTGGTCACCTCCCCCTCTGCCAACCTCAAGTCCCCACAGACGCCCTCACAGATGGTCAGCATGCCACCTTCAAACCAGTCTGGACCCCTCAAGTCACCCCAGGTGATGAGCTCCTCACTTAATGTCCGGTCTCCAACTGGCTCACCAAGCCGTCTGAAGTCCCCTTCTATGGCTGTTCCTTCCCCTGGTTGGGTGCCGTCTCCCAAAGCCACCATGCCCAGCCCAGGAGTCAACCAGAGCAAGCAGACTCTCAGCATGAACTCATCTACTTCCATTGGAGGACTGGATCAGG GTTCTCTCCCTTCTGGGCCTCGGAGCAGCTCTTCCGCACCAGCCAGTAACACCTCTAGCACCATGAATCCCAACATGCCTTTTACTTCCTCTCCAGATCCATCCCCCTCCCAGAACCCCCTCTCGCTGATGATGTCCCAGATGTCCAAGTATGCCATGCCCAGCTCCACACCGCTTTACCACAATGCCATCAAAACCATCGCAACCTCTGACGACGAGCTGCTGCCGGACAGGCCTATGCTCCCGCCTGGAAGCTTGTCAG GCGTGACGGGGAATCAGCCGAATCAACTGCACTTGAATTCCGTGGGGCCTGGATCCTCTCAGAGCCCTATGGGAATGAACCTGCCTGGTCAGCAACCCCTCTCCCACGAACCACCCCCCACCTCCATGATGTCCTCCCCAAACCCTCTGGGCTCCAACATTCCTATGCACCCGAGTGCGCCAGGGGCGGGTGTGCCCCCCCAGAACCCCATGATGCTGCCCCCGGGACCCCAGGACTCGTTGAACCAGCAGTGTGGCCCCGTGCCCAACAGTTCGCAGATGATTCCTTCCAACCAGCTCGTGTTCCCCCGCATGCAGCAGCCCCACAACGCCATGCCGTCTCCTGCTGGAGGCATGCCCATGGCCCCTGGTGGGGGAGGTGGCCCTGGGATGCAGCAGCATTACCCACCGGGGATGCCCTTGCCGCCTGAGGAccttccctcccagcagcctggCCAGATGCCCCCTCAGCAGCACATGATGGGCAAGAACATCCCGCCTCGGATCGGCGAGCCCTACCCGCCCGTGCTTCCCGGGGTGGCGTCGGTGCTGAATGACCCCGAGCTCAGCGAGGTCATCCGCCCCACGCCCACAGGTATCCCTGAGTTTGACCTGTCCAGGATCATCCCGTCGGAGAAGCCAAGCAGCACCTTGCAGTATTTCCCCAAGAGCGATAGCCAAGCACCCAAATCACAGCCTTCCAACCTCCACCTCATGAACCTGCAGAACATGATGGCTGACCAGCCCCCGGTGCGGCCAGGTATGAATGCCCCCAGCCTCCCCGGGCAGCAGGGCGTGCAGAGGGGACTCAGCATGCCCATGTGCCATCCCGGACAAGTGCCCATGCTGGGCAGGACAGGCATACCGCCCCAGCAAGGCATGATGGGCAACAGCATGCACCAGGGCATGATGTCTCCGCAGCAGAGCCTGATGGCCCAGCAGAATTTCATGCTGATGCAGGCCAAGCAGAGGAGCATGTCTGTGTCGGGGGAGATGTACGCTCAGACAGGACACATGATGTCACCTCAGGGCTCTCTCATGGGGCCCCCGCCTCAGCAGAACCTCATGGTCACGCACCAGATGAGGCAGAGGAGTGTCTCCCTGGACAGCCAGATGAGTTACATCCCTGGGCCCGGGAACATGGCGAACCTGCCTTTCTAA